Proteins encoded within one genomic window of Sphingosinicella ginsenosidimutans:
- a CDS encoding peroxiredoxin, with amino-acid sequence MVSLGDRVPDVALTAADGDSVSPADFKGNKLVLYFYPKDDTSGCTREAKDFTALADAFEKAGTWVLGVSKDSPRSHAKFAAKHDLRVKLASDEEGGACEAFGTWVEKSMYGRKYMGIERATFLIDRDGTISRIWRKVKVPGHAEEVLAAAQELP; translated from the coding sequence ATGGTGAGCCTGGGCGATCGCGTGCCGGATGTGGCGCTGACCGCGGCGGATGGCGACTCGGTCAGCCCCGCCGATTTCAAGGGCAACAAGCTCGTCCTCTATTTCTACCCGAAGGACGATACGAGCGGCTGCACCCGCGAGGCGAAGGACTTCACCGCCCTCGCCGACGCCTTCGAAAAGGCCGGGACCTGGGTGCTCGGCGTGTCGAAGGACAGCCCCCGAAGCCACGCCAAGTTCGCCGCGAAGCACGATCTTCGCGTCAAGCTCGCCTCGGACGAGGAGGGCGGCGCGTGCGAGGCGTTCGGAACATGGGTGGAAAAATCCATGTACGGGCGCAAATATATGGGAATCGAACGCGCCACCTTCCTGATCGATCGGGACGGGACGATCAGCCGGATCTGGCGCAAGGTGAAGGTGCCCGGCCATGCCGAAGAGGTCCTCGCGGCGGCGCAAGAGCTTCCCTGA